The nucleotide sequence TTGCGTGGGTGTATAATCACTTTGTGAGATAACGGATTGAGCAGTACTTTTTTAACGGATTATTTTTCTCTTCATCTCAAATGCATAAAATAACAGGTCATGGTATTGTTCTTTCGGTTGCATCCGTTCAATAAACGGCACATACACTTTGTAGGCATCTCCTCCTAACTCAACCACCTTTTTTGCTATATAATCTGAATAACCTTTAGCCCATCTTTCCAATTTCGAAAATTCCCATATCGCTTCTCCTTCTTTTGTCCAATCGCCCGCCCATCTTTGAACTGAAGGAATTTCTACTCCTCCCACTGTTTCAGGATGATGTAATAAATAAGATTCACCAAGAATAAGAGCGGGTATGAGGTCTCGGTCGTCCAGAAGCTCAACTCGTTTGATTGTTCCTAAACACAGCTGAGGTACTGGATCTAATGGATACAGTCTTTGGTTTTGGTGGGGAACATATACCGTTTCAAAAAGAATTAACAAACCCGGCTCTATTAAACTGGTCCATTGCTCGAGTCTTTGTTCTTTTTTTCTTTGTTTTCGTTCCTCATTTTTTTGTGTTTCTTTCTTTTCTTCTTCGATCCTACGGAGTTCTTCCTCCCACCTACGGAGGATGTAGTTAGGCAGGACCATCAAACCAACCTATTTCCCGATCATCACAAACAATCCTGCCTGGTAATCAGCTGGTTTTCCCGTGCCCAGTGCTGTATCGACGCCAATGCCGGCGATGAATCCATCAACCAACTGATATCCAAGCCGTGCGGCAACTTTTGTTCCGAGAAATTTGTTGCTCGTTGTCTGAGTTACTGTTTCAACGCTTAAGCTGATATCATCCATTTTGAATTTTGGCGTCAGGTGCAGTTCTCCAATCTGTACATTCCCAAAACCTACCCGTGCTGCAGCATAGAGTGCAAACGTATCAGTAAGTTGGCTGTATCGTTCAGCTGCAGCCACGGGAAAAATATCTTCGCCTACAAACCGTGCCTGTCCGCCGAGCCGAACATCGTAGGGCAAGCCAAGCATTACCTCATTGATTGTCAATCGTTTCCCAATAGTCTTTCCATTATAATCTGTTGCTGGCTTATCTCTCAAAAAATACCATGGCTTTAACGGAACATCATCAAGTGTCACGCGTGCTTTGATGTCCCGCTTGATGCCTTCACTGTGCGCAAACGCCTCGGCACTTGCTTTGACAGAAGAAGCCGCATGCACTGCCGGTGTCGTGAGAGCGAGCAGGGTGATGAGTGTTGCTTGTTGTTTGTTCATGATAGTCTCCTCACTACCTCTTTTCTGTCATGCAAGTTGTCCGCCCCCTTTTATACATTACCTCACCCTAAGGGGGGAGAAATGGAAAGACTTAAATATCTACTTTCTTTTCCCCCCATAATGAACCATTCCATCCTCGAATCCATCGGTCTGACCAAATCAGAGATCAACGTGTACCTTGCCTTGTTGGAGCTCGGCTCCTCAACCACCGGCCCGATTGTCGATAAATCACAAGCAGCAAGCTCGAAAATCTACGAAATCCTCGACCGGCTTGCGCAGAAAGGCCTTGTCAGCTATGTCATCAAGGCAGGCACCAAATATTTTGAAGCAGCAGACCCCCAGAGACTTCTTGATTATGTGCAGGAAAAAGAAGAGCAGCTTAAGCAACAAAAACATGAATTAGCTACGGTTCTTCCCGAGCTCAAATTGAAACAAACGCTCTCAAAATACAAGAGTGAAGCGCAGATTTACAAAGGGATGAAGGGGCTTGATACTGCGTTCAAGGATGTGTTTAAAGTGTGCAAAAAAGGAGATGAACTGTATGTCTTTGTTGTTGGTGAGTTGGATGAGCGACTCAATGCGTTTTTCATCCGCCAATACACAGAACGCGCCAAACGCGGCATCACGACAAAAACTATTTTTTCAGAAGCGGGAAGAACATATTACGAATCACGAAAAAATCTGCCCTATTTTGAAGGGAAAGTTATCGGAACAACTTCATCGCCGGCAACCGTCCAAGTCTATGGCAATAAAGTTAACTTGCGCATTGGCGGCGCAGACAATGTCGTGTGCATGATTATCGATAACAAACAGCTTGCGCAATCATTTAAAGAGCAATTCGACGCACTCTGGAACCAAAAAGTCCACGTCTTTGAAGGGCAAAAACAGGCAACGCTCTTTTTCAAAAATATTCTCACTGACCTGCATGCAGGCGATGAATACTTTGTCATTAATGGAAATTATGGCGGGCTTAAGGTATTGCGAGATTTTTTTATTGCCTACCATCCTCAACGCAGTGCGCTCGGCATTAAAGCACATTTTTTGTTTAATCAAAACGTCAAAAAGCATGTTCACAAACTTGCGTTGCCTCCAGCAGAATACCAGTTTCTTCCACCCGACTTCAAGTCCCCTCTCCAAATTTCATTCTATAAAAACAAGCTCTACATTTCGTTGTGGGAAGAAAATGCCATCGGCTTTCTCATAGAAAGCGAACGGCTCGTCAAGGCGTTTAAGGCATACTTTGATACGCTATGGAACCAAAAAGGCATCAAAAAATAATCTTCCACAGTCCTGACCACACCGCCCATCCGTCAAACGGCGGTATCGGCAGCATGTTGAAGAAGAACAAGAACATGTTAATTTTTGCCGTCAAAAACCAGACCTTGTGCCATTTCTGCTCGCCGATTTTCTGCTTGTACAGCTGGCGTGCTGCCAGCCAGAGCACGAGATTAACACCCGGCCCGGCAAAGGCAATCAGCGTATTCTGGAAAACTGTTGACGCGCCGCTGTGGGACACATAGCCCGGCACGAAAAAAATAAAGCCGAAGTTCACCATTTTCAGAATAACGCCAAGCAGCAAAAAGCCATAGCTTGCGTGAAACGTCGCCGCGAGCCCATATCCCAGCGCAACAATTTTGTGGCCGAACTCGTGCAAAATAACGCCCGGCGCGGTGATGAGCGCAGCGTACCATAATTCGCGCCAGTTAAACTTCACCGGATACTGATAAGCGCTCACGGCAAAGGAATCCTTGAAAATATAGCCCAGCGCAAGTGTCATAATAATGACGTCAACAATCTCACGAAGGGATATAATCATGGCATCTACCGCTCTGCTGGTGCATTGGTGATATTGGAATCGGAATCGTCCGGCACGGTTTCATCCACCATACTGCCAGTAATGCTCGGAGCAGTGGCATCAGCAGCATTCGTATTTGCCGCGAGTCCGGTCACACTTCCGGCGCCAACTTCTGCATTCACATTCATGTCTTTGACTTTTTGCAGCACGGTCCACGTGCCAATGGCTGAAACCATAATCGCCAGTACCAAGAGCACGGCGATGGTTGAATTTGGAACTTGCGCTTTCATACAACACCTCAGTTTTGCTTTCCTTTTGGGGTTTTTAAATTTTCTGCTGTTCGCCACCATAATCATTATTAACCCGTTCCCGTTGCCGATCTTCATGGCTCTTTTCACCCAAAAATATGCGCCGAAAAAAAACAGCGACATCGTGGGGCAGGACCACGCCATTGCGCAGGTGCAGTTGTTTATCAAGAATTTCAAACAACAAAAACACCGCTGCCTGATTCTCCATGGCCCTGCAGGGTGCGGCAAAACTTCTATCGCACATGTTGTTGCGCATGGAGAAAACCTTGAGCTCGTTGAGCTGAACGCCAGCGACGTGCGCAACAAAGAGGGCATCAGCAGTGTACTCGGGGGCGCGCTGAAACAGCAGTCGCTGTTCTTCCGCGGCAAAATTATTCTTCTTGACGACATTGATGGCATTTCTGGCAGCGGCGACCGCGGCGGCGTTGCCGCGCTCCTTTCACTTCTTGAAACCTCTTCTTTTCCTGTTATTTGCACCGCCATCGATCCGTTTGCAGACAATCTCAAACCGCTTCGCAAAGCCAGCACGCTGGTGGCGTGCGCGCTCTTGGATTACGCATCGATTTCATCGCTGTTGACCACGATTTGCGCCGCGGAAAAAATCACTGCAGACCCCGTTGCCCTGCGGACGCTGGCGCGGCACGCCGGCGGCGATGCACGCGCGGCGCTCAATGATTTATACACGCTCACCGGCGGAACACACACGCTCACCGCCGCTGAAGTTGCTGGCTTGGATGCGCGCGAACAGCTCGAATCAATTCCGAATGCGCTCCTCAAAGTATTCAAGACCAAACAGCTCGACATTGCCCTCCACGCATTTGATTTGGTTGATGAAGAGCCCGATCAAATCCTGTCGTGGATTCAAGAAAACCTGCCGCACGAATATAACCGGCCAGCTGACCTTGCGCGGGCATACGATTACCTTTCAAAAGCAGACATTATGCGACGGCGGATTCGGCGCTGGCAATACTGGCGGTTTCTCGTGTATGTGTCTGCGTACATGACCGGCGGCGTTGCCGTGTCAAAGGATGAAAAAAATCATGCCTTCATCACCTACAAGCAAACCATGCGCGGCCTGATGATCTGGCAAGCAAACATGAAATACACCAAGCGAAAAAGCATTGCTGAAAAACTTGCTCCTGCGCTGCACACGTCGTCAAAAAACGTGGTGAACAATGTTATCCCTTACTTGCAGGGGATGTTTAGAAATACAACACCTCGCAGTACCCCGATGACTGCGCAGATTGCTACCGAATACGAATTGGACGACGATGAGGTTGCGTGGCTGAAGGGGAAATAGCAACAAATTATATAAACCCCTGTTATCCTCTGTGGTTTATGGCAGAACCCTCAAAAGAAAAAGAATCAAAAACACCAAAACTGCTCTCCATCGAAGAGATGGCCACGTTCTGCAAAGCCAAGGGCTTTGTCTATTTATCTGGAGAGATTTACGGCGGGCTTGCCGGCTTCTTTGATTTCGGCCATCTCGGCTCAGAGCTGAAAAAAAACATCAAGCAGGAATGGTGGAAGCACTTTGTCCAGTCCCGCGAAGATGTTGTCGGGATTGACGGCAGCATCATCACCAATCCAGCAGTGTGGAAGGCATCCGGCCACGTTGATTGTTTTGAAGACATCATGGTCGAGTGTGAAAAATGCCACGCCCGCATCCGCGGTGACCACCTTATTGAAGACCGGCTGAAAATTCAGGCAGACGGCCTTTCTAAAGAAGACATCACCAAACTCGTCATTGAAAATAAAATCAAATGCTCCTGCGGCGGCGCGTTTGCAGCGGGAAAACAATTTAATCTCATGTTCTCCACGAATGTCGGGCCGGTTGAAACCGCAACCTCAAAAGCATATCTTCGCCCGGAAACAGCCCAGCTCATGTTCACGAATTTCCGGCTCGTTACTGAACACGGCCGCATGAAGCTTCCGTTTGGCATTGCCCAAATCGGGCGGTCGTTTCGCAACGAAATTTCGCCGCGGGATTTTCTGTTCCGATGCAGGGAATTTGAGCAGATGGAAATAGAATATTTTATCCATCCTGAGCGCGTGCAGTGCCCGTTTATTGGCGAAGTCCTTGAAACATCGCTTCTTATCTTTTCAGCAGAATCACAGGACAAAAAACAAAAAGCCGTTGACCTGACCATCAAAGAAGCCCTTGACAAAGGCGTTATCAAAAGCCAATGGCATGCCTACTGGCTCGCAACATCGTTCAATTGGTTCATCAAGCTCGGTGCCAACCAAAATAACTTCCGCATTCGCCAGCATCTCCAGACTGAAAAGAGCCATTATGCCGTCGATACGTGGGACCTTGAATATAATTTTCCGTTCGGCTGGAAAGAATTGCAGGGCATTGCCAACCGCGGCGACTTCGACCTGAAACAGCATATGCTCCATTCAAAAGTTGACCTCTCACTGTTTGACGAAGAAACACAAAAAAAAGTTGTCCCCCACGTTGTTGCCGAGCCGTCGTTCGGCGTTGAGCGCACGTTTTTGGTGTTCCTGTTTGATGCATACAATTATGATGCCGAGCGGGGAAATGTTGTGCTGAAACTGCATCCCAAACTCGCGCCGGTGCACGTTTCAGTTCTTCCATTGGTCAACAAGCTCCACGACAATGCGCGAGAACTTTTCGCCAAGCTGAAAGATTATTTTGTGTGCACCTATGACAAATCAGGCAGCATCGGAAGAAGGTATGCCCGCAACGACGAAATCGGCACGCCGTACTGCGTCACGGTTGACTTTGAAACACTGCAGGATCATGCAGTTACGATTCGTGACCGCGACACCACGGCGCAAAAACGCATTCCAGTTACCGACCTTATCCGTGTTATCGACGACCTTATCAGCGGAAGAACAACATTTAACAACATTTAATAAGCTCTACTGCTCAAGAGGGCATATGGGAAGAATTAAAAAAGAGGCGATACGTGCAGCAGGCTACACTCTTCTCGTGCTTTTTTTCTTTGCCGCCTTGCTCCTGCTTGAGGGCACGCCAAGTAATGCCAACGGTATTACCGGATTTCAGGTTGCTGATGTTGAGCAAACCCTGACGACGGGAACGCCTGTGCCTGAAGACTTGCTCGCCCAAGTCAAGGCATTTGCCAACAGCTTTCCGCTGACGAAAGATGTTGGCGACGGCGCTGAAATCTGCCTGCTCATTGACTTCGGCAACAACAATGTTAAATCATTTGACCTCTTCAAGGATGGCGGCGTTGTTGAAGTGACCGAGTCAAAATACAGCACCTACTGCAACAATGATCCGAACAATCAAGGCAGTGAAGACTTTGTCATACAGTACGTTGATTACGCTTCTTTCAAAGACCACATCACGAATCCGACGTGCGACAAATTCAAAAATAATGGGCAAGGAAATGACTTTTATTATCTCCCCTCCGAGTTTGTAAAACTCGGCGGCGACGCGGTATGCAATCGGGTGTTCCAAGTGCGCTACTGCCCTGCAATCAGCCAGTGCTTGAGCAACAGCGACCTTGCGCAGATGGGAATGGACTGCTGCATTGAGAAAAAAGGCCTCTACCGAATTCCCGGCTTTGGCACGTGGCAGTTTTACGCAGCTGCTGGTGTGTTTTTCGTTGTACTCTTTGGCATGGTTCTTTTGCTGATTCACTTCCGGCACAAAGAGGCGCAGATTGAGAAAAAAGAAGCAACCTACCACGCCGGCCAAATTGAAGAGTACATTCTCAAAGGCATGAAGACCGGGCACACTGAAGACGAAATCCACCAAAAACTGCTCGACGCAGGGTGGGATGAAGAATTTATCACACCGGTGTTTGAAAGCGTGCGGATGCAGAAGAAGAATTAACGGAGATAATGCCTGTCAAAAATTCTTTGCGCTTCGGTATCAATCATTCTTCTCAACGTCCTTCCAGTGTTATACACCGTGCGCACCACTGCTTCCAATCGTCCGTCATGGGCAAAATCGGTTTCAAGTGGGTGGTACGCGAACACGCCGGTATCCAGCGCGATCAATTTCACTCCATGCTCTTCCTGCACTTCGCCAACCATTTTTTCCACAATCCTGTACCATACTGCATCTAATCGTCTATCTGCAGCGCGTGTTGTTGATTCCAAACGAATATGGTCTACATACGCACCGTCTCCCGGCACGTCGTGTACCTGTACCGTGCTGTACACATGAAAATCATTATTCGCTTCATGAAACTGCACTGAACGCTGGGGCGTTTTCAACGCTGCTTGGTCGTCATTGCTCGGTGACCACGTTCCTTGCACAACGCGGTTGACCGTGGCTACAAGGCGTGGGAGGAGGATAATTGGTTCTGTCATACACTTCTCACAACATCCACTCCTTTATAAGAATTATTATGCTGGAACAAAACCATCAGCGTAAACTTTATATACCAACACGTTCGCCCAAAGGGATATGCCAATCGCAGACCTCAAAGCAGGACAGGGAAAAGTTGACCTTACCGTCGACATTACTGAAAAAGGTGACGTGCGCACCTTCGCGAAATTTGGCAAGGAAGGCAGAGTATGCAACGCAACGGCAAAAGACGCTTCTGGTGAAATAAAATTAAGCCTCTGGAACGAACAGGTTGACCAAGTCAATGTCGGCGACAAAATCAAAATTACGAACGGCTATGTCAGCGAATGGCAGGGCGAGAAACAGCTCTCCACCGGCAAGTTTGGCACACTGGAAGTCGTGAGCAAGGGCGCAGGTGCAGCGCCTGCAGAATCAGAGCCGGCACCAAAAGCTGCGAAGAGTGAAGAAGACGATTTGTTTGAAGAAGAGACAGTTTAAGATTCTAAGCCTTCTCAAAAATATAATTGCCTACTGCCCTCCACGTTCTTTTGTATTCTGCTTCACTTCGCACATAGTCACGTAATGGTTGGTCACGAAACGGCACGTACATGCCGCCCGGCATAAGGCATCGCCGTATTTCATTCACTGCTGAAAAAAGATCAGTAGTGTACGGTACACGGTTCAGTTGAAATGTTCCCGCACAGTTCGGAAGGGTGTAGTCATACAAGAGCGCAGTAAAAACCATGCCGAGCGTGTCGTTCTGGAAAGGCAAGCGCTTTAGGTTTGCACATACCACTCCGGGTGCCGGCGTGAGAATTGCACGGTCGCAATCAACTGCTATCACTCTACTATCAGGGAACTCAACCCGCAAAAACTCGGTAATGGAACCCGTGCCGCAGTTGCCATCGAGAATGATTTTTTCTTTTAGCCCTTCAATTTTTCCGGCATCAGTGAGTATAGTTTTCAGTGCGCGGACCATACACTCCGCAGTAGCCGAATCGGTATACAGGTTCATGTGTCTCGTTCATCAGCCGCTCCTATTTAAACCTTTCACTATCAACTCTAACTTTCTCTTTTTTTCTTCATTTTCAAAACCAATCTCTTTTTGAAATAATCGTATGCTTTCTTTTCTTCGTATCTTCATTCTTACGCCGACCGTCACTTTTCCATCTTTGCGCTTATTTTTTCTTCCTTCTAAAAACGGTTTTGTTGTTTTTATACCAAAATAAGACTCGAGCAACTTTTTTATATCCTTAAAAAAATTAATTCCATCTTTAACGAGAGATACCTCTTTAGACATTTTTATTTCTATTGCTTTTGAAAAACAATCGACACACCCTTCACAGGTAAACAACCGTTCGGCAAAACGGCGAAAACATTCTTTATCGTTTCGAATCCATGCGGGTATAACAAAACGTTGTAACACTTTATTCCCTGCAGGAACACCTAGACTATACATGTACCGTGCAATCTCTCTGTTATTAATCCCTAAATTAAATGAAACCCCGTATAGGTTTGTTTTATTTTCCCTGATTTTGCCTTTGTAACCAAAGAGCACGTTTATTTCGTTATTAAATCGCTCAAGTTCCGTAGTATCTTTTGAGGTATAATCCATCCTCCATTTTGGATGGCCTTGAAGATGCCCATCTCCCATAAGATCTCCAACAATCCCTGCTAATATCCTCTTCTTCATAAGGGGGCATGTATTGTTCCTGTTTAAATACCTGACGCGGGTGTTTGTCCAGTGTCCAGTGGAAAAGACCAAAAACTATATAAATCGTCCATAAGCCCTCTGGTTCAAGCTGAGTTATTATGGGAATGAGAAAACAATTGTTTTTTTGCCATTAACATAGCTCAGCCTGGGAGAGCACCACGCTGAAGACGTGGTTGTCGTGGGTTCAAATCCCACTGTTCCCATGGGGGACTCGCAAGAGTCCTTCTTTATTTTTCTCTTCCGATAAAAATATATACCTCCGGAGTTTCCTGTGCACATGGTTAAAAAATCATTACTCGATCGAGTGCATGATGCGACTCCCCTATCAGTGCCACTATTAGTCTGTGCAACATTTATCGGCGGAGGTTTGTATCTGGGCAGGTATCTGGATAAATTGGATGATGTACGTTGGTGTCGCCAAAAAACATACAGCTCATCTGTTTCTGGCAACACTTTCGACCCTGTAACTGTAGCGGGGCCTTTGACCAATCTGTCCTGTAATGAACTTTTTAACTGGGATACACCATCTCCCGTTGTGCGCTTTTTAAATAACTACGCTGCCGCTAAATATGGCATTCGATAAATCCGATACAATTTTATATTGGTGTTTGTTCTCTACTGTCAATGACTGACCAACCACTAACCGAACGACTTGATAGTGAAACTTCTTTAACAGGGTTCTTTGTAGGCGCTATTATAGTCCCCGCAGCACTTGTGGCAATAATGGCTTCTGCGGCTTACACCCAAATGAAAAGGCAGGATGTTGCCTATTGTCGCGGACAAATGAGTGCTTCGGCTGCGTCTGTTCAGCCAGTAGATCCAACAAAAATCTATGCACCCGAGACGGGTTCATCATGTGCTGACCTTTTTCGTTGGGAAACTCGTTATAACTCCTCTTATTTCTATATTAAGTAATCAGAATCATTTTCTTCCTCACTGCGCAATTCCTTTCAGTATAGTGACCGCGAGAATGTTGAAGAGCACAGTCACAACCGTTGCAATGACAATATACGTCAGCGTACTCGTGACCAAATTACTGCCGAGCATGTAGCGTTCGTTTAATTCATCAGCCCCATTCTCCACCCCATTCGTCATTATCGTCAAAATATATACAATCTGTACAACGTACAATCCGACCATGAACTGGAAGTAATACGTCGGCACGCTGTCGCCAAACAGCGAAAGCA is from Candidatus Woesearchaeota archaeon and encodes:
- a CDS encoding helix-turn-helix domain-containing protein, with protein sequence MNHSILESIGLTKSEINVYLALLELGSSTTGPIVDKSQAASSKIYEILDRLAQKGLVSYVIKAGTKYFEAADPQRLLDYVQEKEEQLKQQKHELATVLPELKLKQTLSKYKSEAQIYKGMKGLDTAFKDVFKVCKKGDELYVFVVGELDERLNAFFIRQYTERAKRGITTKTIFSEAGRTYYESRKNLPYFEGKVIGTTSSPATVQVYGNKVNLRIGGADNVVCMIIDNKQLAQSFKEQFDALWNQKVHVFEGQKQATLFFKNILTDLHAGDEYFVINGNYGGLKVLRDFFIAYHPQRSALGIKAHFLFNQNVKKHVHKLALPPAEYQFLPPDFKSPLQISFYKNKLYISLWEENAIGFLIESERLVKAFKAYFDTLWNQKGIKK
- a CDS encoding M50 family metallopeptidase, with the translated sequence MIISLREIVDVIIMTLALGYIFKDSFAVSAYQYPVKFNWRELWYAALITAPGVILHEFGHKIVALGYGLAATFHASYGFLLLGVILKMVNFGFIFFVPGYVSHSGASTVFQNTLIAFAGPGVNLVLWLAARQLYKQKIGEQKWHKVWFLTAKINMFLFFFNMLPIPPFDGWAVWSGLWKIIF
- a CDS encoding replication factor C large subunit; this translates as MALFTQKYAPKKNSDIVGQDHAIAQVQLFIKNFKQQKHRCLILHGPAGCGKTSIAHVVAHGENLELVELNASDVRNKEGISSVLGGALKQQSLFFRGKIILLDDIDGISGSGDRGGVAALLSLLETSSFPVICTAIDPFADNLKPLRKASTLVACALLDYASISSLLTTICAAEKITADPVALRTLARHAGGDARAALNDLYTLTGGTHTLTAAEVAGLDAREQLESIPNALLKVFKTKQLDIALHAFDLVDEEPDQILSWIQENLPHEYNRPADLARAYDYLSKADIMRRRIRRWQYWRFLVYVSAYMTGGVAVSKDEKNHAFITYKQTMRGLMIWQANMKYTKRKSIAEKLAPALHTSSKNVVNNVIPYLQGMFRNTTPRSTPMTAQIATEYELDDDEVAWLKGK
- a CDS encoding glycine--tRNA ligase, giving the protein MAEPSKEKESKTPKLLSIEEMATFCKAKGFVYLSGEIYGGLAGFFDFGHLGSELKKNIKQEWWKHFVQSREDVVGIDGSIITNPAVWKASGHVDCFEDIMVECEKCHARIRGDHLIEDRLKIQADGLSKEDITKLVIENKIKCSCGGAFAAGKQFNLMFSTNVGPVETATSKAYLRPETAQLMFTNFRLVTEHGRMKLPFGIAQIGRSFRNEISPRDFLFRCREFEQMEIEYFIHPERVQCPFIGEVLETSLLIFSAESQDKKQKAVDLTIKEALDKGVIKSQWHAYWLATSFNWFIKLGANQNNFRIRQHLQTEKSHYAVDTWDLEYNFPFGWKELQGIANRGDFDLKQHMLHSKVDLSLFDEETQKKVVPHVVAEPSFGVERTFLVFLFDAYNYDAERGNVVLKLHPKLAPVHVSVLPLVNKLHDNARELFAKLKDYFVCTYDKSGSIGRRYARNDEIGTPYCVTVDFETLQDHAVTIRDRDTTAQKRIPVTDLIRVIDDLISGRTTFNNI
- a CDS encoding SOSS complex subunit B family protein, whose protein sequence is MPIADLKAGQGKVDLTVDITEKGDVRTFAKFGKEGRVCNATAKDASGEIKLSLWNEQVDQVNVGDKIKITNGYVSEWQGEKQLSTGKFGTLEVVSKGAGAAPAESEPAPKAAKSEEDDLFEEETV
- a CDS encoding class I SAM-dependent methyltransferase codes for the protein MNLYTDSATAECMVRALKTILTDAGKIEGLKEKIILDGNCGTGSITEFLRVEFPDSRVIAVDCDRAILTPAPGVVCANLKRLPFQNDTLGMVFTALLYDYTLPNCAGTFQLNRVPYTTDLFSAVNEIRRCLMPGGMYVPFRDQPLRDYVRSEAEYKRTWRAVGNYIFEKA
- a CDS encoding LAGLIDADG family homing endonuclease, with the translated sequence MKKRILAGIVGDLMGDGHLQGHPKWRMDYTSKDTTELERFNNEINVLFGYKGKIRENKTNLYGVSFNLGINNREIARYMYSLGVPAGNKVLQRFVIPAWIRNDKECFRRFAERLFTCEGCVDCFSKAIEIKMSKEVSLVKDGINFFKDIKKLLESYFGIKTTKPFLEGRKNKRKDGKVTVGVRMKIRRKESIRLFQKEIGFENEEKKRKLELIVKGLNRSG